GGAAAGCATGCTGTCCTGGCTAAGAAAGAATCTGGCAGAGGAGATGGAAGAGGAGCCTTTGAGGGAACACGTTCAGACTCTCGAGCAGATTCGCAAGCAGGACCTGGAGCCGGACCCAGAAGGAGGAGGTGTCCGCGTTCGCCAGCAAGTGGCGGAAGAGAGACGAGTGTCGGTAGAAGATGGGGAGATGCGTCATGGACGCAAGAGCAAAAGCAAGCGCTTCAACGGATTCAAGCAGCATGTGGCCACGGCGCTGGACGAAGAACTCATCCTGGCATGTGCTGTGACGCCCGCCAACCGACCTGAAGCGGAGGCAACACCGGCGCTTGAGAAGGACATGGAGAAGCAAGGAGTGAAGATTGACGAGTTACACATAGACCGGGGGTATATCAACAGCAGTATCGTGGACAGCGTGCTCGAGGAGGGAGGGGAAGTGCTGAGCAAGCCGTGGAAGGCACGCAATGGGGAGTTGTTCGCGAAGTCAGACTTCAAAATAGATATGCGAAGCCGGACCATCACGTGTCCGGAGGGGAAGACAATGCGCTTCGAACTGGGAAAGACAGTCGAATTCGCGACAAAGGACTGTGAGACTTGTCCATTGCGCGAGAAATGTACACAAGCCCAGATAGGACAAGGACGGACTGTGGCAATCAGTGAAGATGAAGCGCTCCAGCACAAGTTGCGCAAATTAATGAAGACACCTGCTGGGCGAGAGCGACTCAGGAAGCGAGTAGGGGTGGAACATCGACAAGCCCATATAGCGCGACGACAGGGGCGTCGTGCGCGCTATCGGGGCGTGCGTAAGAACGTCTTTGATCTACGACGTGCGGCCAGCATCCAGAATTTGGAGACATGGCAACGCCATCTAGAGTTGTCCCAGCAGCAGGTGGGATGATGTGGTTTTTAAATCGGTCGGTGTTCTAGCGGAAGGCATCGACGATGTAGGCCGCTGCAACGGAGCCGTCGAGAATAGCCATTCCGGGCTTTGACTCGGGCAGCTTCCGCATCTGGTCCCGGCTGAGTCGGGCCACCGCGCAGATGGGAACCTTATCACCGTCCGGCGGGTGGGCCTCGTACCAACGGATGACAACCTGCGGCCCGCTTGTCCAGACCTGCCCGTACAAACGGGTCGTCGCCTCAAGCGTGCCGAGGTCGTCCTTGAGAATGCTCTCGATGGGACCGTCGTAAAGCGAGATGCGCCTCGCGTCGATCTGGTTCGCATCGAGATCCGCCAGCGCGGCATCCCCAACGCGCAGCCTTAGATACCGCATGACTTCTAGCGCCTTCGCTGGGCATTCCTGCGGACCCGGAGTGCCGTCCGGACGCAGTGCCACACCTCCAGTCGTGGTGCAGCCGGAAGACGTGCCAAGCAGGACGATGGATCTGAGCAGCAGAGCTTTAGTCGTGGGCATGAACGGCACTTCTACTGCCGAATCAGTGTGTGATCCATCGCAACGGCCACCTGGAGGAGACCGTCCCCACGGAAGATCTGGAGGGCCAGATCGGCGAGTTGCCCGCCCTCTGTCTCGAAGGCGCTCTTGTCCACAACAACCGCGATCTTTCCCGACTGACCGGGAACGATCACAGGGCGGTCCATGCGAAGCGCGAAGGGTCGAGCCGTGTAGCTGGTGAAATCGCGGGTCAAGTAGGCACCATCGAACTTCCAGGGCTCGCCGTAGTAGGTGTTCGTCAAGTGAATCACGGCGGCAGCCTTGCCGGGGCCCGAGAAGACTTCGACGATCATGTCCATGTCCTCGTTCTTCGAGCGCCAGAACTTCGCACGCCGAAACGGAGTCTTCTTCACCTGCCCGTTCGCGAGAAGCGTCGCGTAAGCGTGATCGACCGAGTTCTCTTCCTTCTTGAACCGCTCGTTCTCCTCGCTCAGCTTGCGCTCGCGGTTGAGGGAGTCATACAGGGACGAGAGGACCGCGTTGTAGCTGTCGTGGTCCTTGAACACGTTGACCTGATAGTCGATCCATCCCCAGTCCTCGCGCCTCTTGGGCTTCACAAGGAACGTGAACTCCGTCCCGTCAACGAGCGTCACGAGCAGGGGCAACGCCTCGCCGTCGTCGAGGTCACGCAGCGGCTCTAGAACCACTTTCTTGCCGCCTACGAGCGGGGTCTCGAAACGCCCCTCCCATGCCAAGAACTTCGTCTTCTCCGGATCGACCTCCTTCTCGAAGCGGAGCGCCGTCACCACCTGCCAGGAAACGTAGATGGACGGAGCCTCCTGCCTTGGATGAGCCGGTACCTTGAGGGTCCGAATCGTGAGCTTTTCTGCCTCATCCCTGGCCAGTGCCGGGGAAGCCATCATGACGAGAAGCAGGCCATACCTCAGAAGTGGGAAAGTGCGCATGGTGGGGCCAACGTAACAGGACGGGTGCAGGGCACTCAATCCTCGCGCGCCCTGCCTGTAGGCTGCCGATCAGCGAATCCTCCCCATGGGCGATCCGAACCGGAGCGCCCGCCCCATCCAGGTGCGCCGGAATGGAGCGCCCGCCCTCCAGACAGGCCTGGGATTCCCAGTAACTCCGGCCATTTGGCGTTGGCAAGGGCCTTGCTCTGACCAGGGAACGTCCAGGGCGCCCCCCACACGGGAGCGCCCACGTTTTCGAGGAGGAGCCGACATGGAAGTGCGTTTCTACGGAGTCCGGGGAAGCATCGCGGTGTCGGGGGCGCACGCGGCGGGCATCGGCGGCAACACGTCCTGCCTGGAGGTGACGAGCCAGGGGCATCGGCTCATCCTCGACGCCGGCACGGGCCTCCGCGCCCTCGGCGAGGTGATGATGCGCGAGGGCGCGCCGCGCAAGGCCACCCTCTTCTTCTCGCACCTGCACTGGGACCACGTGCAGGGCTTCCCCTTCTTCTCCCCGGGCTACCTGCCCACGACGGAGCTGGAGCTGTACGGCCCGGGGCCGGATGGGGACTCGGCGCTGGCGTCGGTGCTGGCCAGGCAGATGGAGCCGCCCAACTTCCCCGTGCCCCTGTCCACCATGCGCGCGCGCATGGCGTTCCGCTCGGCGCTGCATGGCCACACGGTGGAGGTGGGCCCCTTCCGCGTGACGCCCTTCGACTCCCCCCACCCCCAGGGCTGCCTGGCCTACCGCGTCGAGGCGGATGGTCACTCCTTCGTCTACGCCACGGACATGGAGATGTCGCTCGCCGCGCTGGACGCTCGCCACGCGCGGTGGATGGAGGGCGTGGACGCGCTGTGCATGGACGCGCAGTACACCCCGGACGAGTACAACGGCTCGCGCGGGGCGCCCCGCAAGGGCTGGGGCCACTCCACCATGGTGGACGCGGCCCAGGTGGCCCAGGCCGTCCACGCCCGCCGGCTGTTCCTCTTCCACCATGACCCCGCCCACAACGACGAGCAGGTGGAGGGCATGGCCGAGGAGGCCCGCCAGTACTTCGCCGCCAGCGAGCCGGCCCGCGAGGGCAAGCGCATCGTGCTCGGGGCCGGGGCGCACGCATGAGCCAGGAGGGACACATGGATTCGCCCTGCGCTAGTCTGCTGTCCCTCTTCGAGCTGCCTCCCCTGCCCTTCATGGCCACTCCTCCGGACGTCAGTCAGGTGCTGCTCCCCCTCGGTGGACTCGTCGGCCGCGAGGTCGAGCTCGATGCCTTCCTCCAGACACTGGTGGATCGCATCGCGGTGACGATGCAGGCGGACCGGG
Above is a window of Cystobacter fuscus DNA encoding:
- a CDS encoding MBL fold metallo-hydrolase codes for the protein MEVRFYGVRGSIAVSGAHAAGIGGNTSCLEVTSQGHRLILDAGTGLRALGEVMMREGAPRKATLFFSHLHWDHVQGFPFFSPGYLPTTELELYGPGPDGDSALASVLARQMEPPNFPVPLSTMRARMAFRSALHGHTVEVGPFRVTPFDSPHPQGCLAYRVEADGHSFVYATDMEMSLAALDARHARWMEGVDALCMDAQYTPDEYNGSRGAPRKGWGHSTMVDAAQVAQAVHARRLFLFHHDPAHNDEQVEGMAEEARQYFAASEPAREGKRIVLGAGAHA
- a CDS encoding IS1182 family transposase, with the protein product MTLAVSPPKVTGEIARWTPPRELNEQEQQIVERMSRNGKLFAFLRLNRHKLMDEAFQAELASMYRQTGAGKVAIAPGLMAMAILLQGYMGVSDATLVELTVFDLRVQMVLGWLGHSEPAFSQGSLYEFRQRLMRNQMDRRLLEKTVEVAREQKEFGERKLKTLLRVAIDSKPLEGAGRVEDTINLVGHAARKVMMCVAKLLGCSKQQACREAGIPLLLEKSIKKGLDVDWSEAGQKKKALQALLEQVESMLSWLRKNLAEEMEEEPLREHVQTLEQIRKQDLEPDPEGGGVRVRQQVAEERRVSVEDGEMRHGRKSKSKRFNGFKQHVATALDEELILACAVTPANRPEAEATPALEKDMEKQGVKIDELHIDRGYINSSIVDSVLEEGGEVLSKPWKARNGELFAKSDFKIDMRSRTITCPEGKTMRFELGKTVEFATKDCETCPLREKCTQAQIGQGRTVAISEDEALQHKLRKLMKTPAGRERLRKRVGVEHRQAHIARRQGRRARYRGVRKNVFDLRRAASIQNLETWQRHLELSQQQVG
- a CDS encoding DUF2381 family protein translates to MRTFPLLRYGLLLVMMASPALARDEAEKLTIRTLKVPAHPRQEAPSIYVSWQVVTALRFEKEVDPEKTKFLAWEGRFETPLVGGKKVVLEPLRDLDDGEALPLLVTLVDGTEFTFLVKPKRREDWGWIDYQVNVFKDHDSYNAVLSSLYDSLNRERKLSEENERFKKEENSVDHAYATLLANGQVKKTPFRRAKFWRSKNEDMDMIVEVFSGPGKAAAVIHLTNTYYGEPWKFDGAYLTRDFTSYTARPFALRMDRPVIVPGQSGKIAVVVDKSAFETEGGQLADLALQIFRGDGLLQVAVAMDHTLIRQ
- a CDS encoding serine/threonine protein kinase is translated as MPTTKALLLRSIVLLGTSSGCTTTGGVALRPDGTPGPQECPAKALEVMRYLRLRVGDAALADLDANQIDARRISLYDGPIESILKDDLGTLEATTRLYGQVWTSGPQVVIRWYEAHPPDGDKVPICAVARLSRDQMRKLPESKPGMAILDGSVAAAYIVDAFR